The DNA segment AACTTGTATAATGATTTCTACACCCCCCAAAACCCCAAAAAGAACCAGAAAGTGAACTAAAGCTATGGCCATAAATCCAATTGCAACTGACTTTTCTTCCACACTTAAAAGGGCCATTCCCACAAAATATGCTCCCATCAGAAAAAAGAAGAGAGAAACAATAGGCTTAATTCTCATTTTCATGGCCTCCTAGTCATCTCACAACTTTCCAAAGATCATTAAAATCCCAAACAGGATAAAAAGCAATCCTGCCCCCTTATGAATAACCTCTAATGGCAAGGCATCTCCAATTTTGTCTCCAACAAAGGCTCCTATGAGATTCACAAAGGCTAACCCCAATATGGCCCCAAGAAATGCTTTCATCCACCCATATTTGGAAGCAAATGCCATAGTAGCTAACTGTGTCTTATCACCCAATTCTGCAAGAAATATCGCAATAAAAACATAAAAAATTTCCTTCATTTGTTATCACCCTAAATAAAACTAATTAAAGAGCCTCAAGGGCCTTTTTCATCCGTGATATTGCCTCCAATAGATTTTCTTGTCTTGTAGCATAGCTTATTCTTATGTATCCCTCACCATTGGGACCAAATGCCGTTCCTGGAATTACTACTACTCCAGCTTTATCTAAAAGCCATTCTGCGAACTCTTCACTTTTCATTCCAGTCTCTTTTATATTAGCAAAGACATAAAATGCCCCCTTAGGTTTAAATGCCTTTATGTATGGAACTTCTTTCAACTTCTCTAAAACAAGATTCCGTCTCTTCGCGTATTCTTTTTTCATATTTTCTACAGCCTTCCAGCTTGCTTCTTCCCTAAGTGCAGCAACACCAGCAATCTGGACAAATGAAGCAACATTTCCAATGATATAAGCATGGAGCTTTATCATGTCTCTGATGATCTCTTCAGGAGCAATTGTAAAGCCCAAACGCCACCCAGTCATAGCAAATGTTTTTGAAAAACTGTTTGCAAGTATTGTGTTATCTGGAGCATACTTTATCATCGGTATATGCTTTGCCCCATCATAAAGGAAATGCTCATACGGTTCATCACTAAGAATATAAATGTTATAGTCTTGAGCAATATCTGCAATAGCCTTAGCTATATCTTCATCTAGAGTTGCCCCAGTAGGATTGTTTGGGTAGTTGAGAACTATCATTCTTGTTTTCTTGGTGATCAGCTCAAGGAGCTCATCCGGGTCAGGTTGGAAATCATTTTCCTCTCTCAGTGGCAATCTAACAGCCTTTGCCTCTGCTACCTTTGCATCTTCAGCATAACACACAAATGCTGGATCAGGAATTATCACTTCATCCCCATCCTCTAATAAACTCTCAAATGCAAGATAAGTGGCCTCATAAGCCCCAGCAGTTATGAGAACATTTTGAACTGGGATCTCAATGCCATGATGATCAGCATAATACTCTGAGATTGCATTCCTTAATTCTGGGACCCCTGCATTAGGAGTATAATGAGTCCACCCTTCATCAAGTGCTCTTTTTGCAGCATCTTTTATGTTTTGAGGAGTATCAAAATCGGGTTCACCTATCCCCAAAGAGATTACATTTTCCATTTTCGAAGCTCTTTCAAAGAGCTCCCTAATCTTTGACCTTTGAATTAGATTTATACGATTTGCCACAAAATACTTGTGCTTCCTATAACGCATGATTCATCCCCCCAGATGGCATTTATGAGTGAGGAAGAGTTCTTATAAATTTATCGAAAAGAAAGCTTCAATTTTAGGCACAGAAATACAAAAATTTTCAAAATTATGGTTATGAATACACATGTTAGACAATATTAAAGCACATCCACCAAAGCAGCACGCTCAAAAAGCTCTTTTACTTTTTCTTCCTCACAATCTACAATTGGGAGTTCCTTTGCAGATATTTTTGTGATTATATCCCTCAAATCCTCCTCTGCATGTTCTCCAATGGCCACAAGGAAATTTTCTCCTTCTTTCGCTCCAACTTGTGATATGGCATCTTTTATCTGAAGTGTTCCACTTGCTCTCAGGAGAATTTCCCCCTTAACAGTCTTGGCTTTATTTGTGCCTCTTTCAAAAGATTTTAGTGCTAATATTGTAGCAAATGTTACTTGTTCCCAACATTTAGTATTC comes from the Thermococcus sp. EP1 genome and includes:
- a CDS encoding aminotransferase class I/II-fold pyridoxal phosphate-dependent enzyme, coding for MRYRKHKYFVANRINLIQRSKIRELFERASKMENVISLGIGEPDFDTPQNIKDAAKRALDEGWTHYTPNAGVPELRNAISEYYADHHGIEIPVQNVLITAGAYEATYLAFESLLEDGDEVIIPDPAFVCYAEDAKVAEAKAVRLPLREENDFQPDPDELLELITKKTRMIVLNYPNNPTGATLDEDIAKAIADIAQDYNIYILSDEPYEHFLYDGAKHIPMIKYAPDNTILANSFSKTFAMTGWRLGFTIAPEEIIRDMIKLHAYIIGNVASFVQIAGVAALREEASWKAVENMKKEYAKRRNLVLEKLKEVPYIKAFKPKGAFYVFANIKETGMKSEEFAEWLLDKAGVVVIPGTAFGPNGEGYIRISYATRQENLLEAISRMKKALEAL
- a CDS encoding TMEM165/GDT1 family protein produces the protein MKEIFYVFIAIFLAELGDKTQLATMAFASKYGWMKAFLGAILGLAFVNLIGAFVGDKIGDALPLEVIHKGAGLLFILFGILMIFGKL
- the cgi121 gene encoding KEOPS complex subunit Cgi121; the encoded protein is MKVLRYNNKRIVIAKILIENITSIFEILPNNVQILNTKCWEQVTFATILALKSFERGTNKAKTVKGEILLRASGTLQIKDAISQVGAKEGENFLVAIGEHAEEDLRDIITKISAKELPIVDCEEEKVKELFERAALVDVL